A section of the Streptococcus oriscaviae genome encodes:
- a CDS encoding DHH family phosphoesterase has protein sequence MKKFRFATIHFVMIGLILFGLLTAINSLFPAPTISFLALFIALLLLVLLFVYQKCSYEIDELEQIEYLNAQANSGLMKLLDKMPIGVIKVAPETNQVEWFNPYAELIFAQENGDFDQKKLREIIDVGLDEDRIYADFSGQRYAVHVDFEQGLFYFFDASTEYKATTNLIGSRPVIGIISVDNYDELEDSLTDSQISQVNSFLAQFVSDFAHENGIYYRRGTMDRFYFFTDYAVLERLIDGKFSMIDKFREEAKNLDLALTLSMGLAFGNDNHQQIGQVALQNLNMAEVRGGDQVVVKENDESKPPLFFGGGSASSVKRTRTRTRAMMTAVSDKLRSVDTVFVVGHRNLDMDALGSAVGMQHFAQNVMNNAYTVYQENESSSDVVRAINKLKEENCSNLLTVEEAMKKVTAQSLLIMVDHSKIGLTLSKDFYNLFEQVVVIDHHRRDTDFPANAVLTYIESGASSASELVTELIQFQNDKHHKLNRLQASLLMAGIMLDTKNFTSRVTSRTFDVASYLRTRGSDSLEIKHLAATDFEDYRQINELILRGRKIDDHIILACGEDDVAYDTVIPSKAADTLLEMAGIEAVFVVTRNLKDYVAISARSRSKINVQRIMEEMGGGGHFNQAAAQIYDQSLEDVQESLREKIQEELNEKEE, from the coding sequence ATGAAAAAATTTCGATTTGCAACAATTCACTTTGTGATGATTGGTCTTATTTTATTTGGACTATTGACCGCAATCAATAGTCTCTTTCCTGCGCCAACCATCTCATTTTTGGCACTTTTTATAGCCTTATTGTTGCTGGTATTATTGTTTGTTTATCAAAAGTGTTCCTACGAAATTGACGAGTTGGAGCAGATTGAGTACCTAAATGCGCAAGCCAACTCTGGTTTGATGAAGCTCTTGGACAAGATGCCAATAGGCGTCATTAAGGTGGCACCGGAAACCAATCAGGTGGAATGGTTCAACCCCTATGCTGAACTGATTTTTGCTCAAGAAAACGGTGATTTTGACCAGAAGAAACTGCGAGAAATTATTGATGTTGGTTTGGATGAAGACCGGATTTATGCGGATTTTTCTGGCCAACGCTATGCCGTTCATGTTGATTTTGAACAGGGGCTTTTTTACTTTTTCGATGCTTCTACTGAGTACAAGGCTACGACGAATTTGATTGGTAGCCGGCCGGTTATTGGGATTATCTCTGTCGATAATTATGATGAACTAGAAGATAGTCTGACAGATTCTCAGATTAGTCAGGTCAATTCCTTCTTGGCTCAATTTGTATCTGATTTTGCCCATGAAAATGGAATTTACTACCGCCGTGGTACGATGGATCGCTTCTATTTCTTCACGGATTATGCGGTCTTAGAGCGATTGATTGACGGCAAGTTTTCAATGATTGACAAGTTTCGTGAAGAGGCTAAAAATCTGGACTTGGCTTTGACCTTGAGTATGGGCTTGGCTTTTGGCAATGATAATCACCAGCAGATTGGTCAGGTGGCGCTGCAAAACCTGAACATGGCAGAGGTGCGCGGCGGTGATCAGGTCGTGGTCAAAGAAAATGATGAAAGCAAGCCTCCGCTCTTCTTTGGTGGCGGGTCTGCTTCTTCTGTCAAGCGAACTCGGACACGCACGCGAGCGATGATGACGGCGGTGTCAGATAAGCTGCGTTCAGTTGATACGGTCTTTGTGGTTGGACACCGAAATCTGGATATGGATGCCTTGGGTTCTGCGGTGGGGATGCAGCATTTTGCTCAAAATGTTATGAACAATGCCTATACAGTCTATCAGGAAAATGAGTCTTCCTCAGACGTTGTTCGGGCCATTAACAAACTTAAAGAGGAGAATTGCTCCAACCTTCTGACAGTTGAAGAAGCCATGAAGAAGGTAACAGCTCAATCCTTGCTGATTATGGTGGATCATTCCAAGATAGGCTTAACCTTGTCGAAGGACTTCTACAATTTGTTTGAGCAGGTGGTTGTGATTGACCACCATCGTAGAGATACAGATTTTCCTGCTAATGCGGTGCTGACCTATATTGAAAGTGGCGCAAGTTCTGCAAGTGAGTTGGTGACAGAACTAATTCAGTTCCAAAATGACAAACACCACAAACTTAATCGGCTGCAAGCCAGCCTGCTTATGGCGGGGATTATGCTAGATACCAAGAACTTTACTTCGCGCGTGACCAGTCGGACTTTTGATGTGGCGAGTTATCTGCGAACCAGAGGCAGTGATAGTTTGGAAATTAAGCATTTGGCGGCAACTGATTTTGAGGATTACCGTCAAATCAATGAATTGATCCTGAGAGGAAGAAAAATAGATGATCATATCATTCTGGCCTGTGGTGAGGATGATGTGGCCTATGATACTGTCATTCCAAGTAAGGCGGCTGATACCCTGCTGGAGATGGCAGGTATTGAGGCAGTCTTTGTGGTGACTCGTAACTTGAAGGACTATGTTGCTATCTCGGCTCGAAGCCGCAGTAAAATCAATGTCCAGCGGATAATGGAAGAAATGGGCGGCGGTGGTCATTTCAATCAGGCAGCAGCTCAGATTTATGACCAGAGCTTGGAAGATGTTCAAGAAAGTTTGCGAGAGAAGATTCAGGAAGAACTGAATGAAAAGGAAGAATAG
- the rplI gene encoding 50S ribosomal protein L9 codes for MKVIFLTDVKGKGKKGEIKEVPTGYAQNFLIKKQLAKEATNQAISELRGQQKSQEKAHAEMVAEAQAIKAKLAEEATLVQFVEKVGPDGRTFGSITSKKIAEELQKQFGIKIDKRHIQLEHPIRAVGLIDVPVKLYQDVTGVINLSIKEA; via the coding sequence ATGAAAGTCATTTTTTTAACAGACGTAAAGGGAAAAGGTAAAAAAGGTGAAATCAAGGAAGTGCCAACTGGCTATGCACAAAACTTCCTGATTAAGAAACAGCTTGCCAAAGAAGCCACCAACCAAGCCATCAGTGAGTTGCGCGGCCAGCAAAAATCACAAGAGAAAGCCCATGCGGAGATGGTAGCGGAAGCTCAAGCCATCAAGGCAAAGTTGGCCGAAGAAGCTACCTTGGTTCAGTTTGTTGAGAAGGTTGGGCCAGACGGTCGGACATTCGGCTCTATTACCAGCAAGAAAATTGCAGAGGAGTTGCAAAAACAATTCGGTATCAAGATTGACAAGCGCCACATTCAGTTGGAACATCCAATTCGTGCGGTGGGCCTAATTGATGTGCCAGTAAAACTCTATCAAGATGTTACAGGTGTTATCAACTTGAGCATAAAAGAGGCTTAG